The following are from one region of the Ornithorhynchus anatinus isolate Pmale09 chromosome X1, mOrnAna1.pri.v4, whole genome shotgun sequence genome:
- the PODXL2 gene encoding podocalyxin-like protein 2 isoform X2 translates to MGRLLRAALLLAWGSLGVCLVGSEEPSPEGLSSTSLMELLLPPRLELLDSGEPGEAFGLGAELEVPGSGFASEEEETEESRILQPPQYFWEDGGELNDSSLDLVPAADYSFPVSTPKMAPQGDESQAPELERPPMALPTGNLVEPAWRSPPEEDDEEGLLPVTEFGEVPQTVSRGGPSSTPTPTPTPITTTTSNLAGSVPRAPGEGREAPADQAASGLEAGSNVEPRLLPFSAAPPTVAMGPRGLGEGEGAGAEGTEPVPGVPEEAESPKGGVTEIPERLEATGRGGDGSRGEADGTINSIWTAIEQGEVPAVSPSQREFSLETKPSRDDPSIPNTSAAPRLAPSGMESIPPAATTEQDFALQPGEGQVAGEPTGTPWDSAQVTCKDWNHLAGKNYIILNMTENMDCEVFRQQRGSQLLALVEEVLPRQADGRPGDWHISLSKPNENEQHLLMTLVGEQDWDPELLLHHQLPVPAQPGPERLRETLCRAGRHRVHLCHHHHPGAHL, encoded by the exons ATGGGCCGTCTGCTGCGGGCCGCTCTCCTCTTAGCCTGGG GGTCCCTGGGTGTCTGCCTGGTTGGGTCGGAGGAGCCCAGCCCCGAGGggctctcctccacttccctgatGGAGCTCCTGCTACCCCCTCGCTTGGAGCTGCTGGACTCTGGCGAGCCAGGTGAGGCCTTTGGCCTGGGGGCCGAGTTGGAAGTCCCCGGCTCCGGTTTCgccagcgaggaggaggagacggaggagtcGAGGATCCTGCaacccccacagtacttctgggaagatggaggagagcTCAACGATTCCAGCCTGGACCTTGTCCCCGCTGCAG ACTACAGCTTTCCGGTCTCCACACCGAAGATGGCGCCACAGGGAGACGAGAGCCAGGCCCCGGAGCTCGAGAGGCCCCCCATGGCCCTGCCAACGGGGAATCTGGTTGAGCCCGCCTGGCGCAGTCCTCCTGAAGAAGATGATGAGGAGGGTCTGCTCCCTGTGACTGAGTTTGGGGAAGTTCCCCAGACTGTGTCTCGTGGGGGCCCCtccagcacccccacccccacccccacccccatcaccaccaccaccagtaaCCTAGCTGGCTCAGTCCCCAGGGCGCCCGGGGAGGGACGGGAAGCGCCTGCAGATCAGGCCGCGTCAGGCTTGGAAGCGGGGAGTAACGTGGAGCCACGTTTGCTGCCGTTTTCAGCTGCCCCCCCCACCGTGGCGATGGGGCCccggggcctcggggagggggagggggccggggccgaagGCACGGAACCGGTCCCAGGTGTTCCGGAGGAGGCAGAGAGCCCAAAGGGAGGAGTCACGGAGATCCCAGAGAGATTGGAGGCCACCGGAAGGGGGGGCGATGGGTCCAGGGGGGAAGCAGATGGAACCATCAATTCCATCTGGACAGCTATTGAGCAAGGGGAGGTTCCTGCAGTTTCACCCTCACAGAGGGAATTCTCTCTAGAGACTAAGCCTTCACGTGATGATCCCTCCATACCCAATACCTCAGCAGCCCCTCGCCTGGCCCCCAGTGGCATGGAAAGCATCCCTCCTGCTGCCACCACTGAGCAGGACTTTGCCCTGCAGCCTGGGGAAGGGCAGGTGGCCGGGGAACCCACCGGAACTCCCTGGGACTCAGCTCAG GTGACCTGCAAAGACTGGAACCACCTGGCTGGGAAGAACTACATCATCCTGAACATGAcagagaacatggactgt GAGGTGTTCCGGCAGCAGAGGGGTTCTCAGCTCCTGGCCCTGGTGGAGGAGGTGCTGCCTCGGCAGGCTGATGGACGCCCAGGGGACTGGCACATCTCGCTGAGCAAACCCAATGAGAATGAGCAGCACCTGCTGATGACGCTGGTGGGAGAACAGG